The Stutzerimonas stutzeri genome segment CATGGCGTGGCCTTCACTGCACGATCAGCTTGTTGACCAGCACGTGCTTGAAGGGCACCGCTGCGTTCTTGCTGGCAAAGTCGGCGAACAGCGTGGTTTCCAGACGCGTCTGCAGCTCAGCGATCTTCAGCCCGCGCAACTCGTCGAACGGCAGCGACGACAGGTAACCCACCACCGAATTGCGCACGATGGGCTCGGCCTGCTCGAACTTCGGCGGCTCGTCCGTTGCGTCCGCTTGCAGCGCCAGGTCCAGCACGAAGTAGTGCTCACGGCCATCGCCACGCACGCTGACGATGACCTTCTCCACCGGGAAGAACAGGTACTCCGACGGCTCGACCGGTTCGGCCTCCGCCACCTCCTCCGGGCTGGAGCCTTCCAGGCCGGGTTTGAGCAGCCAGTAGCTGGCGCCAACGCCACCGGCAACGGTCAGGACGTTAAACAACAGCATCAGCAGGACAATACGGGGCGTCGACATAACACACTCACCAATAGCTAATTAGGTTGAATCGGCTCAGACCGTGACCAGGACGTCACGGGCACGCAGGCTTTCCCGCTCCGGCGCCTGCTCCTGCGGGCGGGCCGCCAGCGGTGCCTCGTCCCCGGCCAGCAGCGGGCGTTGACGCGGCTGGCCCTGCTGGCCGCCGCTGTCGGCGCCGACCTGCACGTTGACCTGGACGAAATGCTGGCCCACCAGGTCCTGGCGCAGGCGGTCGCTGGTCTGTTGCAGCAGGCGCGCCACATCGGCGTTCGCGGCGGACAGGTGAACATTCAGCCGGCCCGACTCGTGGCTGAGCAATATTTCCATGCTGCCCAGTTCGGGCGGATCGAGACGAATGGTGGCGCTCTGGATCTTCTGCTGGATCTGCAGATCGACGTTTTCGCGCAGGGCGTGAAGCATCTGTTCACCCCACTTGGCTTCCGGTGCCTGCAATTTCAGCGCTCGGTCTGCCGCCTGCAGCGGCGTGGCTTGTCCGCGCTCGGCCGCGGCGGCCAGTGGGTCGCCGGCATCCAGCGGCTCGGCGGCTTCCAGTAGCGGCTCCAGTGCAGCGGTCGACGCCGCCTCGAGCGGCGCGGTCGCGGCACCGGCGGCTTGCCCGACGCCCATCTCGGCAGCGCTGGTGGGCAGCGACGCGGCCAAGGGGTTGAGCTCGACCGTCCGGCGCTGCGCCCCGCTGCCCGGCATCAAACTGCTCAGCGGATCGGCCGGAGCGGACGCCGACAACCCCTGGGCGAACGGATCCTGCTCCGGCGAACCGGCGACCGGTGCATCCGCGCCGACCGTGACGGTGTCCGGCAACGCCGGCGGCAGCAAGCCGGGCACCGCGTCGGCCTGGGCGGCGTCACGCGCCTGGATCTCGGCCAGTTGCTGGTCGATCATGCTCAGCAGCCACTGTTCGGGGGTCAGCTCCTGGGGTTGCTCACTGCCCTGGCTGGCCGTGCCGCCAGCCTGCATGACCTGGCCCTGCTCGGCCGCCACCATCGGCCGCACGCCTTGCCACGACGCCGCCGGCAACTCCGAGGAGAGGTCCCGGTCGGCGGTCGAAGCCTGCCGCATACGCTCGCCGAAACCG includes the following:
- a CDS encoding flagellar basal body-associated FliL family protein, translated to MSTPRIVLLMLLFNVLTVAGGVGASYWLLKPGLEGSSPEEVAEAEPVEPSEYLFFPVEKVIVSVRGDGREHYFVLDLALQADATDEPPKFEQAEPIVRNSVVGYLSSLPFDELRGLKIAELQTRLETTLFADFASKNAAVPFKHVLVNKLIVQ
- a CDS encoding flagellar hook-length control protein FliK — translated: MMIQSISATLATAANGEALRPLAARAGQGGQATTGRALAADPLRGFGERMRQASTADRDLSSELPAASWQGVRPMVAAEQGQVMQAGGTASQGSEQPQELTPEQWLLSMIDQQLAEIQARDAAQADAVPGLLPPALPDTVTVGADAPVAGSPEQDPFAQGLSASAPADPLSSLMPGSGAQRRTVELNPLAASLPTSAAEMGVGQAAGAATAPLEAASTAALEPLLEAAEPLDAGDPLAAAAERGQATPLQAADRALKLQAPEAKWGEQMLHALRENVDLQIQQKIQSATIRLDPPELGSMEILLSHESGRLNVHLSAANADVARLLQQTSDRLRQDLVGQHFVQVNVQVGADSGGQQGQPRQRPLLAGDEAPLAARPQEQAPERESLRARDVLVTV